A window from gamma proteobacterium SS-5 encodes these proteins:
- the gltX gene encoding glutamate--tRNA ligase gives MTVRTRFAPSPTGYLHVGGARTALFSWLYARKHGGRFVLRIEDTDLERSTQESINAILESMTWLGLEYDEGPFYQTHHFERYNEVIGELMNKGLAYRCNCSKERLDELRQQQMQRKEKPRYDGHCRHAEVSRDEPHVIRFKNPTDGVVLVEDLIRGRVPFGNAELDDLIIRRTDGAPTYNLSVVVDDHDMGITHVIRGDDHLNNTPRQINMLKALGWAVPQYGHVPMILGDDGARLSKRHGAVSVMQYKEAGFLPEALLNYLVRLGWSHGDQELFSIDEMVQLFELGAVNKSASSFNTEKLSWINQQYIKNADPLRVAHLLSSHLGDRGIDPAEGPELAAVVEAQRERASTLEELAQISLFYYRDFTRYDEKAAKKAFKGAAIEPLERIKGRLAQLTEWNRQAIHQALEQTVAELGIGFGKLGMPLRLAVTGGAPSPELDLTLYLVGQGACLRRIDQAINHIQQQETPA, from the coding sequence ATGACCGTTCGTACCCGATTTGCCCCCAGTCCCACCGGCTATCTGCACGTGGGCGGTGCCCGTACCGCGCTGTTCTCCTGGCTCTATGCCCGCAAGCACGGCGGTCGCTTTGTGCTGCGCATTGAGGATACCGATCTGGAGCGCTCTACCCAGGAGTCGATCAACGCCATCCTGGAAAGCATGACCTGGCTGGGGCTGGAGTACGACGAGGGGCCCTTCTACCAGACCCATCACTTCGAGCGTTACAACGAGGTCATCGGCGAGCTGATGAACAAGGGCCTGGCCTACCGCTGCAATTGCAGCAAGGAACGGCTGGATGAACTGCGCCAACAGCAGATGCAGCGCAAGGAGAAGCCCAGATACGACGGCCATTGCCGACATGCCGAGGTATCCCGGGACGAGCCCCATGTGATCCGCTTTAAGAATCCCACCGATGGCGTGGTGCTGGTGGAAGACCTGATCCGTGGTCGCGTGCCCTTCGGCAATGCCGAGCTGGATGACCTGATCATCCGCCGCACCGATGGTGCCCCCACCTACAACCTCAGCGTGGTGGTGGATGACCATGACATGGGCATCACCCACGTCATCCGTGGCGATGATCACCTGAACAACACCCCGCGCCAGATCAACATGCTCAAGGCCCTGGGTTGGGCGGTGCCGCAATACGGCCATGTGCCCATGATCCTGGGCGATGACGGTGCCCGCCTGTCCAAGCGCCATGGCGCGGTCAGCGTCATGCAGTATAAGGAGGCCGGCTTCCTGCCCGAGGCCCTGCTCAATTACCTGGTGCGCCTGGGCTGGTCCCACGGCGATCAGGAGCTGTTCAGCATCGACGAGATGGTCCAGCTGTTTGAGCTCGGCGCGGTGAACAAGTCCGCCTCCAGCTTCAATACCGAAAAGCTTAGCTGGATCAACCAGCAGTACATCAAGAACGCCGACCCCCTGCGCGTGGCCCATCTGCTCTCCAGCCACCTGGGGGATCGCGGCATAGACCCGGCCGAGGGGCCGGAGCTGGCGGCAGTGGTGGAGGCCCAGCGCGAGCGTGCCAGCACCCTGGAAGAACTGGCGCAGATTAGCCTGTTCTACTACCGGGATTTCACCCGCTACGACGAAAAGGCGGCGAAAAAGGCCTTCAAGGGCGCGGCTATCGAACCGCTGGAGCGGATCAAGGGACGACTGGCGCAACTGACGGAGTGGAACCGCCAGGCCATCCACCAGGCCCTGGAGCAGACGGTGGCGGAGCTGGGCATTGGCTTCGGCAAGCTCGGCATGCCCCTGCGTCTGGCAGTTACCGGCGGCGCGCCCTCGCCGGAACTGGACCTCACCCTCTATCTGGTCGGCCAGGGCGCCTGTCTGCGCCGCATCGACCAGGCGATC